One genomic window of Azospirillum sp. TSH58 includes the following:
- a CDS encoding DUF488 family protein, which produces MSSLPPLYTIGYEGASFDSVLRALKARGVGVLLDVRELPLSRRAGFSKRPLSAGLEEAGIAYVHLKGLGTPKEGRVAAHQGDMDRFWSIVEAKMQTPEAEHDLSRAAALAREKPACLLCFEASPHLCHRLRVGEALHRRFGFMVEHLNPTDIAF; this is translated from the coding sequence ATGAGCAGCCTCCCGCCGCTCTACACCATAGGTTACGAGGGTGCCTCCTTCGACTCCGTTCTGCGCGCATTGAAGGCGCGGGGCGTCGGCGTCCTGCTGGACGTGCGCGAGTTGCCCCTCTCCCGCCGCGCCGGCTTCTCCAAGAGGCCGCTGTCCGCCGGGTTGGAGGAGGCCGGAATCGCCTACGTCCATCTGAAGGGGCTGGGCACGCCCAAGGAGGGGCGCGTCGCCGCCCACCAGGGCGACATGGACCGATTCTGGTCGATCGTCGAAGCGAAGATGCAGACTCCGGAGGCGGAGCATGACCTGAGCCGCGCCGCCGCCCTGGCGCGGGAGAAGCCGGCCTGCCTGCTCTGCTTCGAGGCGTCGCCGCACCTCTGCCACCGGCTTCGCGTCGGCGAGGCCCTTCACCGCCGGTTCGGCTTCATGGTGGAGCATCTGAATCCCACCGACATCGCCTTCTAG
- a CDS encoding ferritin-like domain-containing protein: MAAKTMQDLLIEELRDIYHAEKQLTKALPKLAKAAHSEQLRAAFESHLEETRGQIERLEQVFDELDTRTRGKHCDAMEGLISEAREIMEMGLAPEVQDAALIAAAQKVEHYEIASYGTVHAYASACGLTKVADLLEQTLNEEKETDKKLNMLAINDVNKKAIQAGGQKAA, translated from the coding sequence ATGGCTGCCAAGACCATGCAGGATCTGCTGATCGAAGAACTCCGCGACATCTACCACGCCGAAAAGCAGCTCACCAAGGCTCTGCCGAAGCTGGCCAAGGCGGCTCATTCCGAACAGCTCCGCGCGGCCTTCGAGTCCCATCTGGAGGAGACCCGCGGCCAGATCGAACGGCTTGAGCAGGTGTTCGACGAGCTGGACACCCGCACCCGCGGCAAGCACTGCGACGCGATGGAAGGGCTGATCAGCGAGGCGCGCGAGATCATGGAAATGGGTCTCGCCCCGGAGGTTCAGGACGCGGCCCTGATCGCCGCCGCCCAGAAGGTGGAGCATTACGAGATCGCCAGCTACGGCACCGTCCACGCCTACGCCTCCGCCTGCGGGCTCACCAAGGTGGCGGATCTGCTGGAGCAGACTCTGAACGAGGAGAAGGAAACCGACAAGAAGCTGAACATGCTGGCAATCAATGACGTGAACAAGAAGGCGATCCAGGCCGGGGGTCAAAAGGCGGCCTGA
- a CDS encoding MucR family transcriptional regulator — protein sequence MSDQLRADVPDNELLRMTADIVSAYVSKNVLPAQQIPEVINTVYSSLTGLNTQPREIPSEPLKPAVPIRKSVTPEYIVCLEDGKKLKMLKRHLRSTYNMSPDEYRARWSLPPDYPMVAPNYAAQRSEFAKRIGLGRSSGRQTRRKAG from the coding sequence ATGAGTGACCAGCTTCGCGCCGATGTGCCCGATAACGAGCTTCTGCGGATGACCGCGGACATCGTCTCCGCATATGTCAGCAAGAACGTTCTGCCGGCGCAGCAGATTCCCGAGGTGATCAACACGGTCTACTCGTCGCTGACCGGGCTGAACACGCAGCCCCGAGAGATTCCTTCGGAGCCCCTGAAGCCCGCCGTGCCGATCCGCAAGTCGGTGACGCCCGAATACATCGTGTGCCTGGAGGACGGCAAAAAGCTGAAGATGCTGAAGCGCCATCTTCGCTCCACCTACAACATGTCGCCGGACGAATACCGGGCGCGCTGGAGCCTGCCGCCCGATTATCCGATGGTCGCGCCGAACTACGCGGCGCAGCGTTCCGAGTTCGCGAAGCGCATCGGCCTCGGCCGCAGCTCCGGTCGCCAGACGCGCCGCAAGGCCGGCTGA
- the rpiB gene encoding ribose 5-phosphate isomerase B has product MTTIAIASDHAGYEMKAQIASWLAGAGYEVLDLGCNGPESVDYPDFATALAGAINDGRAARGVLICGSGIGISIAANRHPGIRAALVHDVTTARLARQHNDANVVALGARIIGAEIAKDCVDAFLTTDFEGGERHSRRIAKMG; this is encoded by the coding sequence ATGACCACCATCGCGATCGCGTCCGATCACGCGGGGTACGAGATGAAGGCCCAGATCGCCTCCTGGCTGGCCGGCGCCGGCTACGAGGTGCTGGACCTCGGCTGCAACGGTCCGGAATCGGTGGACTATCCGGATTTCGCCACGGCGCTGGCCGGCGCCATCAACGACGGGCGCGCGGCGCGCGGCGTCTTGATCTGCGGCAGCGGCATCGGTATCAGCATCGCGGCGAACCGCCATCCGGGCATCCGTGCGGCCCTGGTGCATGACGTGACGACCGCCCGCCTCGCGCGCCAGCACAACGACGCGAACGTGGTGGCGCTGGGCGCGCGCATCATCGGCGCGGAGATCGCGAAGGACTGCGTGGACGCCTTCCTGACGACCGATTTCGAAGGCGGTGAGCGGCACAGCCGGCGAATCGCCAAGATGGGATGA
- the glyA gene encoding serine hydroxymethyltransferase — protein sequence MTVTNADPRAEIGRFFAASLAETDPELARAVRDELVRQQEQIELIASENIVSQAVLEAQGSVMTNKYAEGYPGRRYYGGCEYVDVAETLAIERACKLFGCGFANVQPNSGSQANQAVNLALLQPGDTILGMSLAAGGHLTHGAAPNLSGKWFKAVQYGVRRDDHLIDFDEVERLAREHKPKLIIAGGSAYPRVLDYQRFRAIADEVGAYFMVDIAHYAGLIAGGVYPNPFPYADVVTTTTHKTLRGPRGGMVLTNSEEIAKKINSAVFPGLQGGPLMHVIAAKAVAFAEALRPEFKTYAKSVLDNARALSKVLIEGGLDIVSGGTDSHIVLVDLRPKNLTGKAAEASLEHAGMTCNKNGVPFDPQKPMITSGVRLGSPAATTRGFGVAEFEQVGRLIVETLDGLAASNSGDNAAVEAKVREEVRELCRRFPIYPTL from the coding sequence ATGACCGTGACCAACGCCGACCCCCGCGCCGAGATCGGCCGCTTCTTCGCCGCCTCGCTCGCCGAGACCGATCCCGAACTGGCCCGCGCGGTGCGCGACGAGCTGGTCCGCCAGCAGGAGCAGATCGAGCTGATCGCGTCCGAGAACATCGTCTCCCAGGCGGTGCTGGAGGCCCAGGGCTCGGTCATGACCAACAAGTACGCCGAGGGCTATCCGGGCCGGCGCTACTACGGCGGTTGCGAGTATGTCGACGTGGCCGAGACGCTGGCGATCGAGCGCGCCTGCAAGCTGTTCGGCTGCGGCTTCGCCAACGTCCAGCCGAACTCCGGGTCGCAGGCCAATCAGGCGGTCAACCTCGCCCTGCTCCAGCCGGGCGACACCATCCTCGGCATGTCGCTGGCGGCCGGCGGTCACCTGACCCACGGCGCCGCGCCGAACCTGTCGGGCAAGTGGTTCAAGGCCGTTCAGTACGGCGTGCGCCGCGACGACCACCTGATCGACTTCGACGAGGTCGAGCGTCTGGCCCGCGAGCACAAGCCGAAGCTGATCATCGCCGGCGGCTCCGCCTATCCGCGCGTCCTCGACTACCAGCGCTTCCGCGCCATCGCGGACGAGGTCGGCGCCTACTTCATGGTCGACATCGCCCACTACGCCGGCCTGATCGCCGGCGGCGTCTACCCGAACCCGTTCCCCTACGCCGACGTGGTCACCACCACCACCCACAAGACGCTGCGCGGCCCGCGCGGCGGCATGGTGCTGACCAACAGCGAGGAGATCGCCAAGAAGATCAACTCGGCGGTCTTCCCCGGCCTCCAGGGCGGCCCGCTGATGCACGTCATCGCCGCCAAGGCGGTGGCCTTCGCCGAGGCGCTGCGTCCGGAGTTCAAGACCTACGCCAAGAGCGTCCTGGACAACGCCCGCGCCCTGTCGAAGGTGCTGATCGAGGGCGGGCTGGACATCGTGTCCGGCGGCACCGACAGCCACATCGTGCTGGTCGACCTGCGTCCGAAGAACCTGACCGGCAAGGCCGCCGAGGCGAGCCTGGAGCACGCCGGCATGACCTGCAACAAGAACGGCGTGCCGTTCGACCCGCAGAAGCCGATGATCACCTCCGGCGTCCGTCTGGGCAGCCCGGCGGCCACCACCCGCGGCTTCGGCGTGGCCGAGTTTGAGCAGGTCGGCCGCCTGATCGTCGAGACGCTGGACGGTCTGGCCGCCAGCAACTCCGGCGACAACGCGGCGGTCGAGGCGAAGGTGCGGGAGGAGGTGCGCGAGCTGTGCCGCCGCTTCCCCATCTACCCGACGCTGTAA
- the nrdR gene encoding transcriptional regulator NrdR — MRCPFCGHEDTQVKDSRPTEDNSAIRRRRFCPSCSARFTTFERVQLRELTVVKSTGQREPFDREKLLRSMRIALRKRPIDADRIDRVVNSLVRQLESSGESEIPSKQIGEMIMVALQTLDQVAYIRYASVYKDFREASDFNEFVEQLAPEAQNG; from the coding sequence ATGCGCTGCCCGTTCTGCGGACACGAGGACACCCAGGTCAAGGACTCGCGACCGACCGAGGACAACTCGGCGATCCGCAGACGGCGGTTCTGCCCCAGTTGCAGCGCGCGCTTCACCACCTTCGAGCGCGTCCAGCTCCGGGAGCTGACGGTGGTGAAGAGCACCGGCCAGAGGGAGCCTTTCGACCGCGAAAAGCTCCTGCGCTCCATGCGCATCGCCCTGCGCAAGCGCCCGATCGACGCCGACCGCATCGACCGGGTGGTGAACAGCCTTGTGCGCCAGCTCGAATCCTCCGGCGAGAGCGAGATCCCGTCGAAGCAGATCGGCGAGATGATCATGGTGGCGCTCCAGACGCTCGATCAGGTCGCCTACATCCGCTACGCCTCGGTCTACAAGGACTTCCGCGAGGCGTCGGACTTCAACGAGTTCGTCGAGCAGCTCGCCCCCGAAGCCCAGAACGGGTAA
- the ribD gene encoding bifunctional diaminohydroxyphosphoribosylaminopyrimidine deaminase/5-amino-6-(5-phosphoribosylamino)uracil reductase RibD, producing MADEAIHPDDIRHMRAALALAARGLGNTWPNPAVGCVIVRDGVVVGRGWTQPGGRPHAETESLARAGGAARGATAYVTLEPCNHYGKTPPCALALVEAGVARVVVACGDPDPRVAGGGLERLRAAGIAVDTGVCEDEAWTLNEGFFRRIQDDRPLYTLKAATTLDGRIATHSGQSQWITGPTARAWGHRLRATHDAIMVGIRTALADDPELTCRLPGLAHRSPVRIVVDSRLRLPLTGKLAVGARSVPTWVVTREDAEPGRLAVFQDCGLEVIRVPADSAGLPDLVEASAALARRGLTRVLVEGGATLAASLLRANLVDRLEWFRAASVMGGDGLPAVHAFGVDGLERMALFRRTDLRPAGEDLVESYVRRG from the coding sequence ATGGCGGACGAAGCCATCCATCCCGACGACATCCGCCACATGCGGGCCGCGCTGGCCCTGGCGGCGCGCGGGCTCGGCAACACATGGCCGAACCCGGCGGTGGGCTGCGTCATCGTGCGCGATGGCGTGGTGGTCGGGCGCGGCTGGACCCAGCCGGGCGGGCGGCCCCACGCCGAGACGGAGTCCCTGGCCCGCGCCGGTGGTGCCGCGCGCGGTGCGACCGCCTATGTGACGCTGGAGCCCTGCAACCATTACGGGAAAACGCCGCCCTGCGCTCTGGCGCTGGTGGAGGCCGGAGTGGCGCGGGTGGTGGTCGCCTGCGGCGATCCCGATCCGCGGGTGGCCGGCGGGGGTCTGGAGCGGCTGCGCGCCGCCGGGATCGCGGTGGACACCGGCGTCTGCGAGGACGAGGCGTGGACGCTCAACGAGGGCTTCTTCCGGCGCATCCAGGACGACCGCCCGCTCTACACACTCAAGGCGGCGACGACGCTGGACGGGCGCATCGCCACCCACAGCGGCCAGTCGCAATGGATCACCGGGCCGACGGCGCGGGCCTGGGGGCACCGGCTGCGCGCCACCCACGACGCGATCATGGTCGGCATCCGCACCGCCCTGGCCGACGATCCGGAGCTCACCTGCCGCCTGCCGGGCTTGGCCCATCGTTCGCCGGTGCGCATCGTGGTCGACAGCCGGCTGCGCCTGCCGCTGACCGGGAAGCTGGCCGTGGGGGCGCGGTCCGTGCCGACCTGGGTCGTCACGCGCGAGGACGCGGAACCCGGCCGTCTGGCCGTCTTCCAGGATTGCGGACTCGAGGTGATCCGCGTGCCCGCCGACTCCGCCGGCCTGCCGGATCTGGTCGAGGCGAGCGCCGCCCTGGCCCGACGCGGCCTGACCCGCGTGCTGGTGGAGGGGGGCGCCACGCTGGCGGCCTCGCTGCTGCGGGCCAATCTGGTGGACCGGCTGGAATGGTTCCGCGCCGCCTCGGTCATGGGGGGCGACGGGCTGCCGGCGGTCCATGCCTTCGGGGTGGATGGGTTGGAGCGCATGGCGCTGTTCCGCCGGACCGACCTGCGTCCGGCCGGCGAAGACCTCGTGGAAAGCTACGTCCGCCGCGGTTGA
- a CDS encoding riboflavin synthase, with protein MFTGIITDVGRVRAVERQGDTRFTVETAFAMETVPIGASIANNGVCLTVVEKGPGWFAVQASAETLSKTTLGGWGEGTRINLERALKVGDELGGHIVSGHVDGVATVVDVRPDGESKRFTFEAPANLAKYIAAKGSVALDGVSLTVNEVDGARFGVNIIPHTQDATTFGALKAGDRVNLEIDMLARYVARLAGQE; from the coding sequence ATGTTCACCGGAATCATCACCGATGTTGGGCGCGTTCGGGCCGTGGAACGGCAGGGCGACACCCGGTTCACCGTCGAGACCGCCTTCGCTATGGAGACGGTTCCCATCGGCGCGTCCATCGCCAACAACGGCGTCTGCCTGACCGTGGTCGAGAAGGGGCCGGGCTGGTTCGCCGTCCAGGCCTCCGCCGAGACCCTGTCGAAGACGACGCTGGGCGGCTGGGGCGAAGGCACCCGCATCAACCTGGAGCGCGCGCTCAAGGTCGGCGACGAGTTGGGCGGGCACATCGTGTCCGGCCATGTCGACGGCGTCGCCACCGTGGTCGATGTCCGCCCCGACGGCGAATCCAAGCGGTTCACCTTCGAGGCGCCGGCCAATCTGGCGAAGTACATCGCCGCCAAGGGCTCGGTGGCGCTGGACGGCGTGTCGCTGACGGTGAACGAGGTCGATGGTGCGCGCTTCGGCGTGAACATCATCCCGCACACCCAGGACGCGACCACCTTCGGCGCGCTGAAGGCCGGGGATCGGGTGAACCTGGAAATCGATATGCTCGCGCGGTATGTGGCGCGGCTGGCAGGGCAGGAATGA
- the ribB gene encoding 3,4-dihydroxy-2-butanone-4-phosphate synthase, producing MTSEFHEYLSRPEEIIEEARQGKMFILVDDEDRENEGDLVIPAQCATPEAVNFMAKYGRGLICLAMDQNHIERLRLPLMAQQNGTRHQTAFTVSIEARDGVTTGISAADRARTIQVAIDPTAGPDAIVTPGHVFPLLARDGGVLVRAGHTEASVDIARMAGMTAAGVICEIMNDDGTMARLPDLVKFAQFHGLKVGTIADLIAYRRRTETIVEQKLAATLDSRFGGRFQMYVYVNKVAYAEHIALVRGDISGDEPVLVRMHALSVLDDVLGDRSAARDGELQASMEMIAREGRGVIVLLREPMANSLTESVMARLEGHDNPTPALRDYGVGAQILLDLGVRDMVLLSNRKKSIIGLEGYGLTVLGHRPIPLQDQ from the coding sequence ATGACGTCCGAGTTTCACGAGTATCTGTCGCGTCCCGAGGAGATTATCGAGGAGGCGCGCCAGGGCAAGATGTTCATCCTCGTCGATGACGAGGACCGCGAGAACGAAGGCGATCTGGTCATCCCGGCCCAGTGCGCGACTCCCGAGGCCGTGAACTTCATGGCGAAGTACGGGCGCGGCCTGATCTGCCTCGCCATGGACCAGAACCATATCGAGCGGCTGCGCCTGCCGCTGATGGCGCAGCAGAACGGCACCCGCCACCAGACCGCCTTCACCGTCTCCATCGAGGCGCGCGACGGTGTGACCACCGGCATCTCCGCCGCCGACCGCGCCCGCACCATCCAGGTCGCCATCGACCCGACGGCCGGCCCGGACGCCATCGTGACGCCGGGCCACGTCTTCCCGCTGCTCGCCCGCGACGGCGGCGTGCTGGTCCGCGCCGGTCACACGGAAGCCTCGGTGGACATCGCCCGCATGGCCGGCATGACCGCGGCGGGCGTGATCTGCGAGATCATGAACGACGACGGCACCATGGCCCGCCTGCCGGATCTGGTGAAGTTCGCGCAGTTCCATGGGCTGAAGGTGGGCACCATCGCCGACCTGATCGCCTACCGCCGCCGCACCGAGACGATCGTCGAGCAGAAGCTGGCGGCGACCCTGGACAGCCGCTTCGGCGGGCGGTTCCAGATGTACGTCTATGTGAACAAGGTGGCCTACGCGGAACACATCGCGCTGGTGCGCGGCGACATCTCCGGCGACGAGCCGGTGCTGGTGCGCATGCACGCCCTCTCGGTGCTGGACGACGTGCTGGGCGACCGGAGCGCCGCGCGCGACGGGGAGCTTCAGGCCTCCATGGAGATGATCGCGCGGGAAGGCCGCGGCGTCATCGTCCTGCTGCGCGAGCCGATGGCGAACAGCCTGACCGAATCGGTGATGGCGCGGCTGGAAGGCCACGACAACCCGACCCCCGCGCTGCGGGATTATGGCGTCGGCGCGCAGATCCTGCTGGACCTGGGCGTGCGCGACATGGTTCTGCTGTCGAACCGCAAGAAGTCCATCATCGGGCTGGAGGGGTACGGCCTGACCGTGCTCGGCCACCGCCCGATTCCCCTGCAAGACCAGTAA
- a CDS encoding 6,7-dimethyl-8-ribityllumazine synthase → MTEKPHLMIVEARFYEDIADELVKGAIAEIEKEGATYQRVSVPGCLEIPAAILYALRSMDFFTARKRFDGYVGLGCVIRGETTHYDIVCNESARGLQDLALRYALAIGNGVLTVENREQAWARASVTAKNKGGFAARACLDMIELKRQFRLYPR, encoded by the coding sequence ATGACCGAAAAGCCCCATCTGATGATCGTGGAAGCCCGCTTCTACGAGGACATCGCCGACGAGCTGGTGAAAGGCGCCATCGCCGAGATCGAGAAGGAGGGCGCCACCTATCAGCGCGTCTCGGTCCCGGGATGCCTGGAGATTCCGGCGGCGATCCTGTACGCCCTGCGCTCCATGGACTTCTTCACGGCGCGCAAGCGTTTCGACGGCTATGTCGGGCTGGGCTGCGTGATCCGCGGCGAGACCACCCATTACGACATCGTCTGCAACGAGAGCGCCCGCGGTCTCCAGGACCTCGCGCTGCGCTACGCGCTGGCCATCGGCAACGGCGTGCTGACGGTGGAGAACCGCGAGCAGGCCTGGGCGCGGGCCTCCGTGACGGCCAAGAACAAGGGCGGTTTCGCGGCGCGCGCCTGCCTTGACATGATCGAACTCAAGCGCCAATTCCGCCTCTATCCGCGGTGA
- the nusB gene encoding transcription antitermination factor NusB: protein MSNDDAAGRAKQKRGSRNRTGGGSAKARRKAARLAAVQALYQIDLNQIEPTGIAVESVIGEFVNHRLGEEIDGAKFVTADPQLFADIVRGAAHRRTEVDGMLASALEPRYALDRLELLMRAILRAGAYELFVHNDTHPRILISEYVDVAHAFFAAREPGMVNGVLDHVARALRPDELAQPDPSRDQSKDR, encoded by the coding sequence ATGAGCAACGACGACGCGGCTGGCCGCGCGAAACAGAAGCGCGGCTCCCGGAACCGGACGGGTGGCGGATCGGCCAAGGCCCGGCGCAAGGCCGCGCGCCTTGCCGCCGTTCAGGCCCTGTACCAGATCGACCTGAACCAGATCGAACCGACCGGCATCGCCGTGGAATCCGTGATCGGCGAGTTCGTCAATCACCGGCTGGGCGAGGAGATCGACGGGGCGAAGTTCGTCACCGCCGACCCGCAGCTGTTCGCCGACATCGTCCGCGGCGCCGCGCACCGCCGGACGGAGGTGGACGGCATGCTGGCCTCGGCGCTGGAGCCGCGCTACGCGCTGGACCGCCTGGAACTGCTGATGCGCGCCATCCTGCGGGCCGGCGCCTACGAGCTGTTCGTCCACAACGACACGCACCCGCGCATCCTCATCAGCGAGTATGTGGACGTCGCGCACGCCTTCTTCGCGGCGCGCGAGCCGGGCATGGTGAACGGCGTGCTCGACCATGTGGCCCGCGCGCTGCGGCCGGACGAACTGGCCCAGCCGGACCCCAGCCGTGACCAGTCCAAAGACCGCTAG
- the thiL gene encoding thiamine-phosphate kinase — MTSPKTARETTGKPLGEFGRIDRYFRPLASGFPGARGLADDAAVFGVPPDQELVVTTDAMVAGVHFFPDDAPGDIAAKLLRTNLSDLAAMGAAPYAYTLVTALPKTVGEDWLAGFAAGLGEDQARFGIALAGGDSVSTSGPITLSVTAFGLVPKGGAVPRWGGRPGDRVYVTGTIGDAALGLRIAYGTLEVADDSARAVLLGRLRRPDPRTTLGPRLVGLATGGLDVSDGLVADLGHLCEESGCAAILESGLVPLSGAARSVIGDDPVRFAMALTGGDDYELLFTAADHSAPALAALSAETGVAMTAIGRLVEGPAGDVTVTDPHGRVLDLPTRGWNHF, encoded by the coding sequence GTGACCAGTCCAAAGACCGCTAGGGAAACGACCGGCAAGCCGCTCGGCGAGTTCGGGCGGATCGACCGCTACTTTAGGCCGCTGGCGTCCGGTTTTCCGGGCGCCCGCGGGCTTGCCGACGACGCCGCCGTGTTCGGCGTTCCACCGGACCAGGAACTGGTCGTCACCACGGACGCCATGGTGGCGGGCGTCCATTTCTTCCCCGATGACGCGCCCGGCGACATCGCCGCGAAGCTGCTGCGCACCAACCTGTCGGACCTCGCCGCCATGGGCGCGGCCCCCTACGCCTACACGCTGGTCACCGCCCTGCCGAAGACGGTGGGCGAGGACTGGCTGGCCGGCTTCGCCGCCGGTCTGGGCGAGGATCAGGCCCGTTTCGGAATCGCCCTGGCGGGCGGCGACTCGGTCTCGACCTCCGGCCCGATCACCCTGTCGGTGACCGCCTTCGGTCTGGTGCCGAAGGGCGGGGCGGTGCCGCGCTGGGGCGGGCGCCCCGGCGACCGCGTCTACGTTACCGGCACCATCGGCGACGCCGCGCTCGGCCTGCGGATCGCCTATGGAACGTTGGAGGTGGCCGACGACTCGGCGCGCGCCGTGCTGCTGGGGCGCCTGCGGCGGCCCGATCCGCGGACCACGCTGGGGCCGCGTCTGGTCGGGCTGGCGACCGGCGGACTCGACGTGTCCGACGGTCTGGTCGCGGATCTCGGCCATCTGTGCGAGGAATCGGGCTGCGCCGCCATTCTGGAGTCGGGGCTGGTGCCTCTCTCGGGGGCCGCGAGGTCGGTGATCGGCGACGATCCGGTGCGTTTCGCCATGGCGCTGACCGGTGGCGACGATTACGAACTGCTGTTCACCGCCGCGGACCACTCCGCACCGGCGCTCGCCGCCCTGTCGGCGGAGACCGGCGTTGCGATGACGGCCATTGGCCGTCTCGTGGAGGGACCGGCGGGAGACGTCACGGTGACCGACCCGCATGGGCGGGTTCTGGACCTGCCGACTCGCGGTTGGAACCATTTCTAA